A stretch of the Pedobacter sp. MC2016-14 genome encodes the following:
- the htpG gene encoding molecular chaperone HtpG: MSIEEKGSISIHTENIFPIIKKFLYSDNEIFLRELVSNAVDAVQKIKRLAALGQYNGELGNPLVEVAVDKEQKTITITDNGLGMTAEEIKKYINQVAFSGASEFVEKFKDAKDANEIIGKFGLGFYSAFMVSDLVEIQTLSYQDGAEPARWVCDGSTQYEISEGNRTTRGTQITLHVNAESEEFLETGKLEEILDKYGKFLPVPIKFGTKTEQQPDGEDEEGKPKTIGVEVDNIINTTNPIWTKAPADLSDEDYLAFYKQLYPFSEDPLFWIHLNVDYPFNLTGVLYFPKVKNDFDMQRNKIKLYSRQVFITDEVKDIVPEFLMLLHGVIDSPDIPLNVSRSFLQADSNVKKINSYITKKVADKLAELFNKDRKAYEEKWSDIGLFVKYGMVSEEKFYDKAKDFALLTTTKKEHFTLDEYREKVAPIQTDKNGQVVYIYANDPEKQDSFIQSANKKDYDVLLMNSPIDNHFVSQLEQKLEKTLMKRVDSGVPSKLIEKDENIESVLTEDQSKKIAEIFDKAISKPGYTVEIVGLNPEELPVTVTMDEFMRRMKDMAAMGGGMSFYGSMPDSYKVAINGNHKLINKILSTEDDAAQSTLAKQAVDLALLSQGMLTGAELTAFVTRSVELI; this comes from the coding sequence ATGAGCATAGAAGAAAAGGGAAGTATTTCCATCCACACTGAAAACATTTTTCCCATTATTAAGAAATTCCTTTATTCTGATAATGAGATATTCCTGCGTGAATTAGTTTCCAATGCTGTAGACGCGGTACAAAAAATCAAACGTTTAGCGGCGCTTGGCCAATACAACGGCGAACTAGGAAATCCACTGGTAGAAGTGGCTGTTGATAAGGAGCAGAAAACCATAACCATCACAGACAATGGTTTAGGTATGACTGCAGAAGAAATAAAAAAATACATCAATCAGGTAGCATTTTCTGGTGCCAGTGAGTTTGTAGAGAAATTCAAAGATGCAAAAGATGCCAATGAGATCATTGGTAAGTTTGGTTTGGGTTTTTATTCTGCGTTCATGGTTTCAGATCTTGTTGAAATCCAAACCTTATCTTACCAGGATGGCGCTGAGCCAGCGCGTTGGGTGTGTGACGGAAGTACACAGTATGAAATTTCTGAAGGTAACAGAACTACCCGCGGAACACAAATCACCTTACATGTTAATGCAGAATCTGAAGAATTCCTGGAAACAGGTAAACTGGAAGAAATTCTGGACAAATACGGTAAGTTTTTACCTGTGCCCATTAAGTTTGGAACAAAGACAGAACAGCAGCCTGATGGTGAAGATGAAGAAGGAAAACCAAAAACAATTGGTGTAGAAGTTGACAACATTATCAATACTACAAACCCAATCTGGACTAAGGCTCCTGCAGATTTGTCAGACGAGGACTATCTTGCCTTCTATAAACAACTTTATCCTTTCTCTGAAGATCCATTGTTCTGGATTCACCTTAATGTAGATTATCCTTTCAACCTAACTGGAGTGTTATACTTCCCTAAAGTGAAAAATGATTTTGACATGCAGCGCAATAAAATCAAATTGTACTCACGTCAGGTATTCATCACAGATGAAGTAAAAGATATTGTTCCAGAATTTTTAATGTTGTTGCATGGTGTAATTGATTCACCAGATATTCCATTGAACGTTTCAAGAAGTTTCTTACAGGCAGATAGTAACGTTAAAAAGATCAATAGCTACATTACCAAAAAGGTAGCTGATAAACTGGCTGAGCTTTTCAACAAAGACCGTAAAGCTTACGAAGAGAAATGGAGCGATATCGGATTATTTGTGAAGTACGGTATGGTGAGCGAAGAAAAATTCTACGATAAAGCCAAAGATTTCGCTTTGCTAACCACCACTAAAAAGGAACATTTCACCCTTGATGAATATCGTGAAAAAGTAGCTCCTATTCAAACAGATAAAAACGGACAGGTGGTTTACATTTATGCCAACGATCCTGAAAAACAAGATAGCTTCATTCAATCGGCCAATAAAAAAGATTACGACGTATTGTTGATGAACTCGCCTATTGACAATCATTTTGTAAGTCAGCTGGAGCAGAAACTGGAAAAAACCTTAATGAAACGTGTTGATTCCGGAGTTCCAAGTAAGTTGATTGAAAAGGACGAAAATATCGAGTCTGTTTTAACTGAAGATCAGTCTAAAAAAATTGCAGAAATCTTTGATAAAGCAATTAGCAAACCAGGCTATACTGTTGAAATTGTAGGTCTTAACCCAGAAGAACTGCCGGTAACAGTAACTATGGACGAGTTTATGCGCAGAATGAAAGACATGGCTGCTATGGGTGGCGGTATGAGTTTCTATGGCAGCATGCCAGATAGCTACAAGGTAGCCATTAATGGAAACCATAAATTAATCAATAAGATTCTTAGTACAGAAGATGATGCTGCACAAAGTACGCTGGCTAAACAAGCAGTAGATTTGGCTTTGTTGTCTCAAGGGATGCTAACCGGAGCTGAGCTCACCGCTTTTGTAACCAGAAGTGTAGAATTAATATAA
- a CDS encoding Mrp/NBP35 family ATP-binding protein, which translates to MIISNEQVLAALRNVEDPDLKKDLVTLNMIKDLKIEDKKISFTLELTTPACPLKDMLKNACFNAIKHFVDQEAEIQINITSRVTKPVDTTQLNNIKNIILVSSGKGGVGKSTVASNLAVSLAADGAKTGLIDADIYGPSVPIMFGLNGAKPSARETAGGKTLILPIEKFGVKLLSLGFFSDPDQPVPWRGPMASNAIKQLFNDADWGELDYLIVDLPPGTGDIHITITQSFPISGAVIVTTPQQVALADTRKGLAMFKMPGINIPVLGVIENMAYFTPEELPDNKYYIFGKNGGRELAESFQVPFLGEIPIVQGITEAGDRGTPIALDRANKTAIAFAEIAGRIAQQVAVNNAQAVNC; encoded by the coding sequence ATGATAATTAGCAACGAACAAGTTTTAGCAGCCCTAAGAAATGTGGAAGACCCTGATCTTAAAAAAGATCTGGTTACACTCAACATGATCAAAGACCTAAAAATTGAAGATAAAAAAATATCCTTTACACTTGAATTGACTACACCTGCATGTCCTTTAAAAGACATGCTCAAAAACGCCTGCTTTAACGCAATTAAGCATTTTGTAGATCAGGAAGCAGAAATTCAAATTAACATTACGTCAAGGGTAACTAAACCAGTTGATACTACGCAATTGAATAACATCAAAAACATCATTTTAGTTTCTTCAGGAAAAGGAGGAGTTGGAAAATCTACAGTGGCAAGTAACCTGGCCGTCTCTTTGGCTGCAGATGGTGCTAAAACCGGATTAATAGATGCTGATATTTACGGACCTTCGGTACCCATCATGTTTGGGTTAAACGGAGCCAAGCCAAGTGCAAGAGAAACAGCAGGGGGCAAGACTTTAATTCTTCCAATTGAAAAGTTTGGCGTCAAGTTGCTTTCGCTGGGTTTCTTTTCCGATCCGGATCAACCCGTGCCATGGCGTGGGCCTATGGCTTCTAATGCCATAAAACAGCTGTTTAATGATGCAGACTGGGGAGAGTTGGATTATCTTATTGTAGACCTTCCACCGGGAACTGGCGATATTCACATTACCATTACCCAAAGCTTTCCTATTTCCGGAGCTGTTATTGTAACTACACCTCAGCAGGTAGCTTTGGCAGATACCAGAAAAGGCCTTGCCATGTTTAAAATGCCTGGCATTAACATTCCTGTATTGGGGGTTATTGAAAATATGGCCTATTTTACTCCTGAGGAGCTACCGGATAATAAATATTATATTTTTGGCAAAAATGGCGGAAGGGAACTGGCTGAATCTTTCCAGGTGCCATTTTTAGGAGAAATTCCAATTGTGCAGGGTATTACCGAAGCAGGAGATCGTGGTACACCTATTGCTTTAGACAGAGCAAATAAAACTGCGATCGCTTTTGCGGAGATCGCAGGAAGGATAGCACAGCAAGTAGCCGTTAATAATGCGCAAGCGGTTAATTGCTAA
- the ffh gene encoding signal recognition particle protein: MFENLQDKLDRAFKVLKGQGSITEINVAETMKEIRKALLDADVNYKTAKAFTDDVKEKALGANVLTAVSPGQLLTKIMNDELAALMGGNVSELDLKSNPTIILIAGLNGAGKTTFTGKLANYLKSKGKKPLLIAGDVYRPAAVDQLQILGAQIGVPVYANKDSKDPVGIALEGIAEGKKQQNNVIIIDTAGRLAIDEQMMDEIAAVKAGTKPHEILFVVDAMTGQDAVNTAKAFNDRLDFTGVVLTKLDGDTRGGAALSIKSVVDKPIKFIGTGEKMEALDVFYPDRMASRILGMGDVVSLVERAQEQFNEKEAAELQKKIRKNKFDFNDFYNQIQQIKKMGNMKDLMGMIPGVSKMMKNVEIEDDAFKGVESIIQSMTKYERENPDSIVQSRRLRIAKGSGNKVEDVSKLIKQFEDMRKVMKQMSNPMAAAKMMKGMPKMPQGRM; encoded by the coding sequence ATGTTTGAAAATTTACAGGATAAACTAGACCGCGCATTTAAAGTTTTAAAAGGCCAGGGAAGCATCACAGAGATTAACGTGGCAGAAACCATGAAGGAAATCCGTAAGGCTTTGCTTGATGCCGATGTAAATTATAAAACAGCTAAGGCTTTTACAGATGATGTAAAGGAAAAAGCACTTGGGGCAAATGTTTTAACAGCCGTTTCTCCGGGTCAGTTGCTGACTAAAATAATGAACGATGAGCTTGCTGCCCTGATGGGAGGCAATGTTTCGGAGCTTGATCTTAAAAGTAACCCAACAATTATACTAATTGCAGGTTTAAACGGAGCTGGTAAAACTACTTTTACCGGTAAACTGGCAAATTACCTGAAAAGTAAAGGTAAAAAACCATTACTGATTGCTGGTGACGTTTACCGTCCGGCGGCAGTTGACCAACTCCAGATTTTGGGTGCGCAAATTGGCGTTCCTGTTTATGCTAATAAAGACTCTAAAGATCCTGTAGGGATTGCACTTGAAGGGATTGCTGAGGGTAAAAAACAGCAAAACAACGTCATCATTATAGATACGGCCGGCCGTTTGGCTATTGATGAGCAAATGATGGATGAGATTGCTGCTGTAAAAGCAGGCACCAAACCTCATGAAATTTTGTTTGTGGTAGATGCCATGACAGGTCAGGATGCGGTTAATACCGCAAAGGCATTTAACGATCGCCTGGATTTTACAGGGGTAGTATTAACCAAATTGGATGGTGATACCCGTGGTGGTGCAGCCCTTTCTATTAAATCTGTAGTTGATAAACCGATTAAATTTATTGGTACAGGAGAGAAAATGGAAGCCCTTGATGTTTTTTATCCGGACAGGATGGCTTCAAGGATTTTGGGTATGGGTGATGTGGTTTCCCTTGTTGAGCGTGCACAAGAGCAGTTTAATGAAAAAGAAGCTGCTGAACTTCAAAAGAAAATCCGTAAAAATAAATTCGACTTCAACGATTTTTACAACCAGATCCAGCAAATTAAAAAAATGGGTAACATGAAAGACCTTATGGGCATGATACCTGGCGTAAGCAAAATGATGAAAAACGTGGAAATTGAGGATGATGCTTTTAAAGGTGTGGAATCAATTATCCAATCGATGACAAAGTACGAGCGGGAAAATCCCGACAGCATTGTACAAAGCCGTCGTTTACGCATTGCTAAAGGCTCTGGAAATAAGGTTGAAGATGTGAGTAAACTGATTAAACAGTTTGAAGACATGCGTAAGGTGATGAAACAAATGTCTAATCCGATGGCTGCGGCTAAAATGATGAAAGGGATGCCTAAAATGCCACAAGGAAGAATGTAA
- a CDS encoding YifB family Mg chelatase-like AAA ATPase: protein MLVKTFGSAVFGVNALTITIEVSIGGGNKYHIVGLPDNAIKESLKRIESAIQTSGLRMPRQKIVINLAPADIRKEGSSYDLPIAIAILAASGQVETAALSKYLIMGELSLDGGLQSIRGALPISIQARNAGFAGFILPEDNSREAAIVNELDIFGVKTLKEVVDFFNGTQALKPVIVDTRNEFYNNVNSYEQDFSDVKGQQNIKRALEIAAAGGHNLILIGPPGAGKTMLAKRLPTILPPLNLHEALETTKIHSVAGKLNAKESLMTERPYRSPHHTISDVALVGGGSNPQPGEISLAHNGVLFLDELPEFKRAVLEVMRQPLEDRQVNISRSRLSVDYPASFMLIASMNPCPCGFHNHPEKECTCPGGAVQKYLSKISGPLLDRIDLHVEVTPVKFNELSSTEATEKSAVIRERVIKARALQDIRFKDLTTIHYNAQMSPNMVKSICKINEAGKTLIKAAMEKLGLSARAYDRILKVSRTIADLENSEEIKLEHLAEAIHYRSLDRDSWTG, encoded by the coding sequence ATGCTGGTAAAAACTTTTGGAAGTGCAGTGTTTGGCGTTAACGCATTGACCATTACAATTGAAGTAAGTATTGGGGGTGGAAATAAGTACCACATTGTGGGCTTACCTGACAATGCCATTAAAGAAAGTCTGAAAAGGATAGAAAGTGCCATCCAGACTTCTGGATTACGAATGCCCCGCCAAAAAATTGTAATTAATTTAGCTCCTGCGGACATTAGGAAAGAGGGCTCATCATACGACCTCCCCATAGCCATAGCTATTTTAGCGGCTTCTGGGCAGGTAGAAACCGCAGCACTGAGCAAATACCTGATTATGGGCGAACTTTCGCTTGATGGCGGCTTACAATCGATAAGAGGGGCATTGCCAATCTCTATACAGGCACGCAATGCTGGTTTTGCTGGATTTATTTTACCGGAAGACAATTCCAGAGAAGCTGCGATTGTAAATGAACTGGATATTTTTGGGGTAAAAACGCTGAAAGAGGTAGTCGATTTTTTTAATGGTACCCAAGCACTCAAACCTGTGATCGTAGATACGAGAAATGAATTTTACAACAATGTAAACAGCTATGAGCAGGATTTTTCTGATGTTAAGGGCCAGCAAAATATCAAAAGGGCATTAGAAATTGCCGCAGCAGGTGGGCATAACCTGATATTAATTGGTCCGCCGGGTGCGGGCAAAACCATGCTGGCAAAGCGACTACCTACAATTTTGCCGCCATTAAACCTTCACGAAGCTTTAGAAACCACAAAAATCCATTCTGTAGCAGGCAAATTAAATGCAAAGGAATCTTTAATGACTGAAAGACCATACCGCAGCCCGCATCACACGATTTCTGATGTGGCCCTGGTGGGTGGTGGCAGCAATCCGCAGCCAGGCGAAATTTCACTTGCCCACAACGGTGTCTTGTTTTTAGATGAACTTCCGGAGTTTAAGCGTGCTGTGCTTGAGGTGATGCGCCAGCCCCTGGAAGATCGGCAGGTTAATATATCCCGGTCCAGGTTAAGTGTAGATTACCCCGCCAGCTTTATGCTCATTGCATCGATGAACCCCTGCCCTTGTGGTTTTCACAACCATCCTGAAAAGGAATGCACCTGCCCGGGAGGGGCGGTACAAAAATACCTCAGTAAAATCTCCGGGCCCTTGCTAGACCGTATAGATCTTCATGTAGAAGTAACTCCTGTAAAATTTAATGAGCTGTCATCAACCGAGGCAACAGAAAAGAGCGCCGTAATACGGGAAAGGGTAATTAAAGCGAGGGCATTGCAGGACATTAGGTTTAAAGACTTAACCACCATACATTATAATGCACAAATGAGCCCTAATATGGTGAAGTCGATTTGCAAAATCAATGAGGCTGGAAAAACCTTAATTAAAGCTGCAATGGAAAAACTTGGGCTTTCTGCCCGGGCCTATGATAGGATATTGAAAGTTTCCAGAACCATTGCAGATTTGGAGAATAGCGAAGAAATTAAACTGGAACACCTGGCGGAGGCCATACATTACAGGAGCCTGGACAGGGACAGCTGGACCGGATAA
- a CDS encoding DUF2157 domain-containing protein: MEFDLHRRLLEEGLIGPESSEKIKERYAQPLFSLHWELKTILYLGVMLLSSGLGILIYKNIDTIGHQAILTLIASVSTVCFFYCFKKKAPFSQTKVKSPDSFFDYILLLACLSFISFLGYLQFQYTVFGNHYELATLIPMMVLYYVAYAFDHQGIQGLAITNMALFMGISATPRELLSNDIFAHPDLLYTYLLLAFILLAMAWLSEKLDFKKHFKFNYLHFGVHLGFITLLSGYFYYYELGTSIFWLLGVAVLAYPLYVDAIKDKSFYFLLLLVLYSYVAISALIVRMMLAVENFGILIMLPLYFIITAIILIRTLINLNKKVK; the protein is encoded by the coding sequence ATGGAGTTTGATTTACATAGAAGATTACTTGAGGAAGGGCTTATTGGGCCAGAATCGTCGGAAAAGATAAAAGAGAGGTATGCACAGCCCTTATTTTCTTTACACTGGGAGCTAAAAACAATCCTGTATCTTGGGGTAATGCTACTCAGCTCAGGCCTTGGAATATTAATTTATAAGAATATAGATACTATTGGTCATCAAGCTATTCTGACACTTATTGCGTCAGTCAGCACGGTCTGTTTCTTTTACTGTTTTAAAAAGAAAGCCCCCTTTAGTCAAACAAAAGTGAAATCTCCGGATTCATTTTTCGACTATATCCTGCTGTTGGCCTGCCTCAGCTTCATCAGCTTTCTTGGCTACCTACAGTTTCAGTATACTGTTTTTGGTAATCATTATGAACTAGCCACATTAATCCCCATGATGGTGCTCTATTACGTAGCGTATGCATTCGACCACCAGGGTATTCAAGGACTAGCGATTACTAATATGGCCCTTTTTATGGGCATCTCTGCCACACCAAGAGAACTTTTATCAAATGACATATTTGCTCATCCAGACCTGCTTTATACTTATCTCCTATTGGCATTTATATTACTAGCAATGGCCTGGCTGTCTGAAAAGCTTGACTTTAAAAAGCATTTCAAGTTCAATTACCTCCATTTTGGTGTCCACTTGGGCTTTATTACACTACTTTCAGGGTATTTTTATTACTATGAGCTTGGAACTTCCATTTTCTGGCTATTGGGTGTAGCCGTACTCGCTTACCCGCTGTATGTGGATGCAATCAAAGACAAGTCGTTCTATTTCCTACTGCTACTTGTGCTTTACAGTTATGTTGCAATCAGCGCGCTTATAGTACGCATGATGCTTGCGGTTGAAAATTTTGGTATACTAATAATGCTGCCTTTATATTTCATCATAACGGCAATTATACTCATCAGGACTTTGATCAATTTAAACAAAAAGGTAAAATAA
- a CDS encoding pitrilysin family protein → MEYNVHTLPNGIRLLHVPSEFSISHACIIINAGSRDEKEDQSGLAHFIEHMVFKRTEKRSTNQILNRLESVGADLNAYTTKEYTCIHASFLNPYLDRTLELFNDIVFHSTFPEEEIDKEKGVILDEITSYQDQPEEAIYDDFEDLVFAGHTLGRNILGTAESVESLTQQDVKQFIAENYHTDKMVIAVIGNYSLQNLIKIGSKYYAEIPENLYQAKRLSPVKQEKFTIESKKSITQSHTVLGMQSYSLHHPFKTGLLLLNNHFGGTGMSSVLNLQIREKHGIAYTIESNFSPLTDTGIFTLYFGTDKEKADKALSLIFKEMKKLREHPLTELQLQKAKNKFIGQIALGEENRIGLIISMAKSLIEYDKIDDLDTVFKKINAVTPTEIAQIAEETFDERNLSSLTFYPLL, encoded by the coding sequence ATGGAATACAATGTTCACACTTTGCCAAATGGCATTCGCTTACTTCATGTACCTTCTGAATTTTCTATCTCTCATGCCTGTATCATTATCAACGCAGGTTCAAGAGACGAAAAAGAAGACCAATCTGGCCTTGCTCATTTTATTGAGCACATGGTATTTAAACGCACAGAGAAAAGAAGCACCAACCAAATTTTAAACAGGCTGGAAAGTGTGGGTGCAGATTTAAATGCATACACTACAAAGGAATATACCTGTATCCATGCTTCTTTTTTAAATCCTTACCTTGATAGAACATTAGAACTATTTAATGATATCGTTTTTCATTCTACCTTTCCAGAAGAGGAGATAGATAAAGAAAAAGGGGTAATTCTTGATGAAATAACCTCTTATCAGGACCAGCCAGAGGAGGCCATATACGACGATTTTGAAGATCTTGTTTTTGCCGGACATACATTGGGCAGAAATATTTTAGGAACGGCTGAATCTGTAGAATCCCTTACTCAGCAGGATGTGAAACAATTTATTGCTGAGAATTACCATACCGATAAAATGGTAATTGCTGTAATTGGAAATTACAGTTTGCAGAACCTGATTAAAATTGGCAGCAAATATTACGCTGAAATTCCTGAAAACCTATACCAGGCAAAACGCCTCTCTCCCGTAAAACAGGAAAAGTTTACTATAGAAAGTAAAAAATCAATTACGCAATCTCATACTGTTCTGGGGATGCAATCTTATTCTCTGCACCACCCTTTTAAAACCGGACTACTGCTATTGAACAATCATTTTGGAGGAACCGGCATGAGCTCTGTATTGAACCTGCAGATTAGAGAGAAACATGGTATTGCGTACACCATTGAGTCTAATTTTAGCCCGCTTACGGATACCGGGATCTTTACCCTCTATTTTGGCACAGATAAAGAAAAAGCTGATAAGGCCCTAAGCTTGATTTTTAAAGAAATGAAAAAACTTCGGGAACACCCTTTAACGGAATTGCAGCTACAGAAGGCCAAAAATAAATTCATTGGGCAAATTGCCCTGGGAGAGGAAAACCGCATTGGCCTGATCATTTCTATGGCTAAAAGTCTTATAGAATATGATAAGATTGATGACCTGGATACTGTATTTAAAAAGATCAATGCCGTTACGCCAACCGAGATTGCTCAAATAGCTGAAGAAACCTTTGATGAAAGAAATCTAAGCTCCTTAACGTTTTATCCTTTATTGTAA
- the def gene encoding peptide deformylase encodes MKLPIVAYGDPVLRKVCTDIDKNYPELNQLISNMFDTMYAASGVGLAAPQIGLPIRLFIVDTGEDEDGNNGYKKVFINAEILDETGEPWAFNEGCLSIPDVREDVFRKPNVLIRYYDENWILHEDEVTGMPARVIQHEYDHIEGKLFTDTLSLLRKRMLKSKLDGISKGNVKTDYKMKFPQQNKKR; translated from the coding sequence ATGAAGTTACCAATTGTAGCCTACGGCGACCCTGTTTTAAGAAAAGTGTGCACCGACATCGATAAAAACTATCCTGAATTGAATCAGCTGATCAGTAATATGTTTGATACGATGTATGCTGCCAGTGGCGTTGGTTTGGCCGCACCGCAAATTGGATTGCCTATACGTCTTTTCATTGTAGATACAGGCGAAGATGAGGATGGCAATAATGGTTATAAAAAGGTTTTTATTAACGCAGAGATTCTGGATGAAACTGGTGAGCCCTGGGCATTTAACGAGGGCTGCTTAAGTATTCCTGATGTTAGGGAAGATGTATTTAGGAAACCTAATGTCCTGATCCGCTATTATGATGAGAACTGGATCTTACATGAGGATGAGGTTACAGGTATGCCTGCCCGTGTAATACAACATGAATACGACCACATTGAAGGTAAGTTATTTACAGACACTTTAAGTTTACTGCGTAAGAGGATGCTAAAATCCAAGTTGGACGGGATCTCAAAAGGAAATGTAAAAACGGATTATAAAATGAAGTTTCCGCAGCAGAACAAGAAAAGGTAA
- a CDS encoding NifU family protein: MNLTERVEQALETIRPYLMADGGDVAIEEITAENVVKLKLLGNCGSCKMSFMTMKAGIEQAIVKAVPEITGVVAINLTETV; the protein is encoded by the coding sequence ATGAATCTAACAGAAAGAGTTGAGCAAGCTTTGGAAACCATAAGGCCATATTTAATGGCCGATGGGGGAGATGTTGCTATAGAAGAGATTACAGCGGAAAATGTTGTTAAATTGAAGTTATTGGGTAACTGCGGATCTTGTAAAATGAGTTTTATGACGATGAAGGCAGGAATAGAACAAGCAATTGTGAAAGCAGTGCCGGAAATTACTGGCGTTGTAGCCATTAACCTCACAGAGACGGTTTAA